TCACTTTGgttatcccggtctaatttccgaaaataattaattaattacgaaaaatattaaataaatgtcaataaatccaacttaggcccgtaatgcttAATTGGATGCCAAAACAAACCCAACAAATTTCCgaatcactctagataaatactagagctcgTCTAGgccctaattacactaactatttacctaacatgcatcggcaaataattaaattcactaatctaatctaactatccacctaaccatacttaacttaatctaatcagcccttaagcgtcattaacctactaagcgaggattagtgagttaaactcacttgttttgcGATCCAATCTGCTCAAATTGTTGGGGACGCGACGTGGCTTACTtcactccaaagcgggcctaactTTTGGGGCCAGGAAcaacctcaaaacgggccttgAAGGTTGTTTGAAACCCACACTTCCAGCTTATGTTTGGTGCTGGTTGGTGGTTGAAATAGTAAGGTGGTGGCTTGGTTGAGATGGGAATGGATCGAGGAAGGTTTAAAGGGCCAAACGGGGTTCAAGCGATGGGGATGGAAGCTCCGGCTGGCTTTGACGGTGGTTTGGGAGACTACAGCAGCTTGCTGGAGGTGAGGACGGCGGTGAGGCGGCGTTATGGACTGGCAAGCGCGCAGGGGCAACGTGCGGTGAGCGGCGGCATGAACGGTGATGGCATGCGGTCCGGTAGTGGCGTGCGACAGGCGGGTGCTACTCCGGTGGTCTCTCCGGTTTGTTGGGGTGTCGAGCAACACAAATGGAGGGGAAATGGGGCTGGTTGACCGGCCTTGGAGGAGGGAAGAGGAGAAAGGAGACAAGGGGGCCACTTGATCTTATTTTCTCCCCATTTGTCCCATTGACCTTATCCTTCTACCAGCTAGCTTCCATGGCCACAAATCAGCCACCATAGTCCTTCTAGAAGCTCAattgaagtggtccaaaggttATGGatgggggcatacgaatttgcttgatttcttcttcaattagaCACTTATTCTCCCTcaaatcaatccaatttggcctcaataaattcaatcgaTACCTCACcaatccaattggtatttttctcaccaattgatccaacttgcttcccaattttgcGATAAAAAACGATCATCGATATTTTCTGGATAAAAACAACCCTACCttgactttttctcaaaaagtctcggtttgtagaaaaatcttctgagactaagTCAACGCTCCtaaaattaattgtgacatgacataacTTAAACCAAactcaaattcgcggttaatttcaattcggcgtgattttagcgtgacctaggctaccgagtaactttcagaaattttagtgcaaatgatccgtggtcgattttcttcgagccacaatgaactcACTCGACACATTGGAGACTCTTTGTTTTCGTGAatatctcgagaattcaaatacagacatagagtaccaaaacgataaaaaaaaatcaatttagtatcggccgacgagaattttccaatttagttttGTTACCTACGATTAGTCACACATTTCAATTGAACCGACCTATATctaatctctaattgatttttaactgtgtcgtaatgatctctaaagatgatcacggtcgagtagtcgattcttggtcaaattctcaagtctactACATTAAAGTTCCTTAATGATTTTCCCgtatagtttagttatctcgaAAGTGATTGAGAATAGCCTTATaggcgcatcaatgaaatgtctaatttattcaataaaaaacatgattgaaaatctgggatgtcacatttaTACCAGTTCTAAACCCTTTTACttgatgtcaattcaatcatttccagttaattttagccaaaatttgCTGATTGGACACCGGCCAGCTAACGTGGCATGATTAGCGCTAATGTAGACAACtttgaataatatttaatatttttgaattttttattttcttttttcttttttccttctcctcctccttcctccagtgACAACCAACGAGGCTCTATCGCcttggcaagggcgagcctcacgGCCTAGGtagcgaggcttgcccttgccgaCCATGGGCAAGGTGATCCTGCTAGGGCGGCCTCGCAGTCGCGTCACGctagcgagggcgagccttgctgcCTAGGCCATGAGCTCACCCTCACGGCAAAGCCTCTAGCTAGTCGTTGAGTTCCAACAAAtggctggaggaaggaggaggagaaggaaaatgaaacaagaaaatgaaaatgaaaatgaaaataaaaattcaaaaacattataatattattaaaaattgtcaacgttaGTGCCAATTGTGCCACGTTAGCTGTCCGGTACCTAATAAgtaaaatctggccaaaattagccggaaataATTGAATTAACACACCACCGCCCGTGGTGGCGCAACCGCTTCGGGCTCTCTCCCCTCACGAAGGGAAGGAGTTCGAATCCGGAGGGCATTGCATTGGCATGACTCACCCGCGGCCGGATCTGTGGTGGTGGCTCGCCGCTTACAGGTTTACGCCGCCGACTGTCGGCTGTACGGTGGTTCCCGggtcaacaaaaaaataaaaataaataaataattgactTGACACCaagtaaaattatttatgactaaattgacataaaaaaaggtttatgattaaattagcacaaatgcaaaaaaattaggatttttttaactctttttccGTCTGATCAACCGATGTAGGATTGGTTGGGTAGGCTAGGCGAACCAATTTGGTCTGCTGAAGAGAGAAGCGACTAATTTAAATGGGTTACAAGACAATAGGCTGACCTAACGTGGCAAATGCCAATTTGAGTTTGGTGGCTGCTGGCACGGCATGCCACGAGAAAACAAGGGATGGCAAATACACATTTGAGCCTGACATGGCAAATACGCGTTTGAGTCTTAAGGTGGCTGttttttgccttcttttgtCGTTTAAGGTGATTGTTGACACGGCAGGTAACACGAAAACAGGGTGACTTGGCTGATGGTTTCCACAATCATGCACGCAAAAAATTCTAGCGCGAGAGAGGTGCGTGAAACCCTGATGCAGCGAAATATGGAGGTGCGTCCGGACGCCTCAAAATTTAAGGATATGACTCATTTGAGTGCGGCGAGTCGGACGGTACCTTTGGGCTCCTTTTCTTTCAAGCGAATGGAAAGTGTTGGAAATAACACTAAAGAGCTCATGTTGCAACGCTTCTTCAAACAACAAGAGCTCCGACACCAAGATAAAATTCACTGAAGGGAATTGTATAGTTTTTGTGTGCCTTATGATGTAGTGTACACGAGATTTTATCGTTTTtataaaataactaaaataacTATTTAAGGTAACAAGACATTATCAATCACAATCAATTAGGATCAATGATGTATGTACACCATCACGGGAGATAGATGCACAATCCTAATGGACATAGAGAATTAAGACAGATGTGGAGAATCTCGTATGCATAACCGCAGGAAAAATAGAGAATTAAGGGAGATGTGAGGAATCCCTTAATTATCTCTAAAGCTTTGGTCgaaaaatggttattcaatgtTTACTATGTATGAAAAATTCCGTATAGTCAAAGAATAATGTAGAGCATTCCATTGCTCAAACAATGAAAAGCAAAGACTAGTGATATCTAACGCCAAGTTTTTGCCATCTCTAAGCAAGAAATCATTTCTCATCGGCCCCTCAAAAGATGTGTCGTGGTGTCATCAGCTTCTGCTGGACATGGAAACTGAAACTGAATTTTTCCTCAGCGAGTAAAGATAAACGCATTTCCTTCCAAAATCTTGCTTTCTTCCATGTTTCTCACCGCGCGACCGATTGATATGAAGCAGTGGTGCTCAGTCTTTATCATCCATCATCCAGTTCGATGAAAATTTACCTGTGCGCATCGAGTGAGTTGATGAAATCACATTGCAAACATCCTCTCAGTCTCTCCccgtctctgtctctctctcaagaaCTGCATTTCCGATCCCAGGCACTCCACCATCCTGAATATATCCTCCGACCGAGGGTGTGACATGTCACCTGATGAGAACCCGTGCGAGCACAACGAACCATCAGGATCACCCACGTCCACCCAGCTGAACCCTATTTCCTTCCTCACTCCCTCTCTCATGCCTTTCCTCACCCTCGCCGCCTCCTCCCACAGTCCCTTCTCGGCATACAAGTTCGACATCAACACGTAATACCCTGATTCTGTGGGCTCCATGTCCATCAGAGCATCCACAATCCTCTCTGCCATCTCAACGTTCCCGTGCACTCTGCACGACCCAAGCAAGCTCTGGAGCACAGACAATCCTGGGCCTCCTGGAATGCGGCTAGCAagctcctctgcttctttcaaCCTCCCTGCACGGCCTAACATGTCCACCATGCATGAATAATGTTCAGGCAATGGTTCGATCAAGTACTCCTCGACCATCGAGTCAAAGAGTTCTTGGCGATATCAACCATTCCCTTTCTACTGCAAGCGGATAGCACTGAAAGGAATGTTATTTCGTCAGGCTTTATGCCTTCCTTCTCCATTTCCTTGAATAGTCTTATCACTGACTCACAATCTCCATGCCTTGCATAAGCAGAAATTATTGCTGTCCATGCAAATTGGCTCTTTACAGGAGTTTCGTGGAAAACATTAAGAGACTCAGAAATGCTCCCACGCTTCGCATACATGTCAAGAAGAGCACCTGAAACAATTGGATCAGTGTTCAGTCCGAGTTTTGCTAGATGTGAATGGCATCTTTGACCATGCCTTAGAGAAATAGCCTCACCAGCTCCTATGGCACTCAATACACTACCAAATGTATATGCATTAGGCTGTAGCTCTTTTGTCACCAAAAAGAAAGTCTCGACCGCTTCCTGGCACTGTCCATTTTGGGTGTACCCAGATATCAAAGCATTCCAAGATATGATTTCTCTATAGTTGAGCTCTTCAAAAATCTTCAACGAATTTCCCATGGTTCCAAATTTTGCATACATTGTGATGAGGCTGTTGGAAACATTCAACTCTGAGCAAAAACTAGTACTTAAGCAGTATCCATGAATCACTTCACCTTCTTTGACCAAATTGTTATTTGTTATGAAATGCAGAAGTCCAACAAATGTAACATCATTTGGGTAAACTTCGTCCATTCTCATCTGATTGAAAAGAGACATGGCATCTTCATCCATGGAGATCATTGTAGTCCACGAGACAACATTATGTTCGCTCATGTTCATGAATACCAATTTGGCATCCTCCACGGTCTCAGACTTCAAATAATTAGAGATCAAGACATTACCAACCGAGAC
This genomic stretch from Eucalyptus grandis isolate ANBG69807.140 chromosome 3, ASM1654582v1, whole genome shotgun sequence harbors:
- the LOC104436676 gene encoding LOW QUALITY PROTEIN: pentatricopeptide repeat-containing protein At4g32430, mitochondrial (The sequence of the model RefSeq protein was modified relative to this genomic sequence to represent the inferred CDS: inserted 2 bases in 2 codons); its protein translation is HPTQALSLFKKQLQLGFPGGVDEATVSLALKACDGDLGLCRQLHGFAISSGFVSFTTVSNSLMNAYTKGGNFDRALYIFENLERPDTVSWNTVLSGFPDSEDALSFGVRMNLSGVGFDAVTYTTLLAICLDYEGFLFGLQLHGLVIKFGLDTELFVGNALITLYSRQDMLEHARKVFDEIPSRDIVSWNAMISGYTKEGSYGVEAIRLFIEMXEEGMKLDHVSFTSAVSACGYERNWELGRQIHGLTIKAGYEKHVSVGNVLISNYLKSETVEDAKLVFMNMSEHNVVSWTTMISMDEDAMSLFNQMRMDEVYPNDVTFVGLLHFITNNNLVKEGEVIHGYCLSTSFCSELNVSNSLITMYAKFGTMGNSLKIFEELNYREIISWNALISGYTQNGQCQEAVETFFLVTKELQPNAYTFGSVLSAIGAGEAISLRHGQRCHSHLAKLGLNTDPIVSGALLDMYAKRGSISESLNVFHETPVKSQFAWTAIISAYARHGDCESVIRLFKEMEKEGIKPDEITFLSVLSACSRKGMVDIAKXLFDSMVEEYLIEPLPEHYSCMVDMLGRAGRLKEAEELASRIPGGPGLSVLQSLLGSCRVHGNVEMAERIVDALMDMEPTESGYYVLMSNLYAEKGLWEEAARVRKGMREGVRKEIGFSWVDVGDPDGSLCSHGFSSGDMSHPRSEDIFRMVECLGSEMQFLRERQRRGETERMFAM